A window of the Teredinibacter franksiae genome harbors these coding sequences:
- a CDS encoding M23/M56 family metallopeptidase, whose amino-acid sequence MQAYAPTLVVLFTVFIGWSAIVWLLVLATRQCLPKVWNWSRLWLILLPVMLTPLLPALQLPTAYLLPASLLEPLPALTIEAANWRNSVQQLAREGNPFPLATLAFLVALLSISLYHIVRFLYSLQVVGYILTTSKRHNGIPCLPDKLNTMLASRKIELQVTDMACPPFVFGFIRPQLILPSRVLTLPPASLEILVAHELTHIERKDPQAVLLFRFFACLFWFNPFIRMLEQRYLSTMELDCDNHTINRHQFSGLDYAHALINSLKLLKGSYIPAGHTAFFGDNSTMALQQRITCATQAHQQSPLRAPSKWFIGAAATLLACASIGVKSELLNQQPTLAENSGLQPVANARLTSTFKAKQAIRNNKLHKGIDLAAPKGTAVVASFGGIVVIADDTSLHANYGKTVVIKHEGNFQTVYAHLDAISVSANQVISAGEALGTVGETGKATGPHLHFEVLHEETPQDPQLYLAKNSAK is encoded by the coding sequence ATGCAGGCCTACGCACCAACCCTTGTTGTTCTGTTTACGGTTTTTATTGGCTGGAGCGCTATTGTGTGGTTGCTCGTATTGGCCACGCGCCAGTGCTTGCCAAAGGTTTGGAATTGGTCGCGACTATGGTTAATACTACTACCGGTAATGCTCACGCCCTTATTGCCCGCTCTACAATTACCTACAGCCTATTTACTGCCCGCTTCACTACTAGAACCCCTGCCCGCCCTGACGATTGAGGCAGCAAACTGGCGTAACTCTGTACAGCAACTCGCACGTGAGGGTAATCCGTTTCCACTGGCCACACTTGCCTTTTTGGTTGCGCTGCTTTCGATAAGCCTTTACCACATAGTGCGTTTTCTGTATTCGCTGCAAGTAGTAGGCTACATATTGACAACAAGCAAACGCCACAACGGGATACCGTGCTTACCCGATAAGCTCAATACCATGCTGGCATCAAGAAAAATCGAACTGCAGGTTACCGATATGGCCTGCCCGCCATTTGTTTTTGGTTTTATTCGACCGCAATTAATTTTACCCTCCCGCGTTTTAACACTGCCCCCTGCCAGCCTCGAAATACTGGTTGCCCACGAGCTTACCCATATTGAGCGTAAAGACCCCCAAGCCGTTTTACTTTTTCGGTTCTTCGCCTGTCTGTTTTGGTTTAACCCCTTTATACGCATGCTAGAACAACGCTACCTAAGCACCATGGAATTGGATTGTGACAACCACACCATCAATCGCCACCAATTTTCAGGTTTGGACTACGCACACGCTCTGATTAACAGCCTTAAACTACTCAAAGGCTCTTATATACCCGCGGGTCACACCGCTTTTTTTGGAGACAATTCAACTATGGCACTACAACAACGCATAACATGCGCCACCCAAGCTCACCAGCAATCACCGTTACGCGCACCGTCAAAATGGTTCATTGGTGCCGCCGCTACATTACTGGCCTGCGCTTCTATAGGCGTAAAATCTGAACTCTTAAACCAACAGCCAACGCTGGCTGAAAATTCTGGCTTGCAGCCAGTTGCCAACGCCCGTTTAACCTCAACGTTCAAGGCTAAGCAAGCCATTCGCAACAACAAACTCCATAAAGGCATCGATCTCGCGGCGCCGAAGGGTACAGCTGTTGTAGCAAGCTTTGGCGGTATTGTTGTTATTGCAGACGATACGTCGCTTCATGCCAATTACGGTAAAACGGTGGTTATTAAGCACGAAGGGAACTTTCAGACAGTCTACGCCCATTTAGACGCTATATCGGTAAGCGCTAACCAAGTCATTTCCGCAGGCGAAGCCTTAGGTACCGTAGGCGAAACGGGTAAGGCAACTGGCCCACATTTACATTTTGAAGTACTGCACGAAGAAACGCCTCAAGACCCACAGCTATATTTAGCTAAAAACTCAGCCAAATAA
- a CDS encoding DUF3592 domain-containing protein — MEYQELAKLTVFILLIAFTIRFWPRWRKSFLSKYWPTAPGKVVSSALTKSGNDWIVEVTYSYEYRGRQLTSDVLTIFGVSIFSALTKKSALNEVDFFYEGKVIDVYVNPQDPKDAVVIPGFHWTQFVGFIAVELGLFYIIFFY; from the coding sequence ATGGAATATCAAGAGCTAGCAAAATTGACAGTATTTATTCTGCTCATTGCTTTTACTATTAGGTTTTGGCCTAGATGGAGAAAGAGTTTTCTAAGCAAATATTGGCCCACCGCTCCGGGAAAGGTCGTTAGTAGCGCGCTCACCAAGAGTGGAAACGACTGGATAGTAGAAGTTACATACTCTTATGAGTATCGAGGGAGACAACTGACAAGTGATGTATTAACAATATTTGGGGTTAGTATCTTTTCTGCGCTGACTAAGAAATCTGCGCTAAACGAAGTGGATTTCTTTTATGAGGGAAAAGTAATAGATGTATACGTAAATCCACAAGACCCGAAAGATGCTGTAGTAATTCCTGGGTTTCATTGGACCCAATTCGTCGGGTTTATCGCAGTGGAATTAGGGTTGTTTTACATTATATTTTTTTATTAG
- a CDS encoding BlaI/MecI/CopY family transcriptional regulator, producing MQPTAPELEILKQLWEKSPLTAREIHNQLGDVLCWSYSSTRKTLERMQTKAFVAGSSEGNKIRYTPLADKVTTLAAFAQDFAQRIFELKSPLPVAMFADSQLIDEHDIKQLEQLLKKLQANGGGKE from the coding sequence ATGCAGCCAACGGCTCCAGAATTGGAAATATTGAAACAGCTTTGGGAAAAAAGCCCGCTGACCGCGCGGGAAATACATAACCAGCTGGGAGACGTTTTGTGTTGGAGCTATTCCTCCACCCGTAAAACACTTGAGCGAATGCAAACAAAGGCCTTTGTTGCAGGCTCTTCGGAGGGCAATAAAATACGCTACACACCTTTGGCAGACAAAGTTACCACTCTTGCAGCATTTGCGCAGGACTTTGCGCAACGAATATTTGAACTTAAATCACCGTTACCGGTGGCCATGTTTGCCGACAGCCAACTCATCGACGAACACGATATTAAGCAGCTTGAACAACTGTTAAAAAAACTGCAAGCCAACGGCGGAGGAAAAGAATAA
- a CDS encoding polysaccharide deacetylase family protein: protein MLGKPTQQALQLFAIAILFVFTPRILAGEIALTFDDAPMRGTAIMGGNERTEKLIATLKENKVPDVLFFVTTKNFNTEGRQRIERYTDAGFHLGSHSHSHKSANKIGVDHYMADARRAKAIIDQFDNTLPFHRFPYLHHGADREAIETLNAELLKIGYSDGYVTVDNFDFYINSLIVKAKEQNKVINWQAAEQIYVEVLWQAIEFYDQLAKQTLQRSPKHVLLLHENDAAALFVGALVKHIRQQGWTIISPQEAYQDPISQELPPGITLNQGRIAALALSKGVDKSKVRHPAEDEAYLENLFKQRKVFSDNNLSQIQ, encoded by the coding sequence GTGTTAGGCAAACCCACTCAACAAGCTCTCCAGCTTTTCGCTATCGCAATTCTATTTGTTTTTACTCCACGCATACTTGCGGGTGAAATTGCACTAACCTTCGATGACGCCCCCATGCGTGGCACAGCCATTATGGGCGGCAACGAGCGTACCGAAAAACTCATTGCAACGCTCAAAGAAAATAAGGTGCCCGACGTTTTATTTTTTGTTACCACCAAAAACTTTAACACCGAGGGCCGTCAACGAATTGAACGCTATACCGATGCAGGTTTTCACTTGGGCAGCCATAGTCATAGCCATAAATCAGCCAACAAAATAGGGGTTGACCATTACATGGCCGATGCCCGGCGCGCCAAGGCCATAATTGATCAGTTTGATAACACCTTGCCGTTTCATCGCTTTCCCTACCTACACCACGGAGCAGACCGCGAAGCGATAGAAACGCTGAATGCAGAATTATTGAAAATCGGCTATAGCGATGGTTACGTAACCGTTGATAATTTTGATTTTTATATAAATTCGCTAATCGTAAAAGCCAAGGAACAAAATAAGGTAATCAACTGGCAAGCCGCCGAACAGATTTATGTTGAAGTTCTTTGGCAGGCCATTGAGTTTTACGACCAGCTAGCAAAGCAAACACTGCAACGTTCGCCCAAGCACGTTTTACTGCTACACGAAAACGACGCCGCCGCCCTGTTTGTTGGCGCACTGGTAAAGCATATTCGCCAACAAGGGTGGACAATAATCTCACCTCAGGAAGCCTACCAAGACCCTATTAGTCAAGAACTACCGCCGGGTATAACCCTAAATCAAGGCCGTATTGCGGCGCTGGCTTTAAGCAAAGGCGTAGATAAAAGCAAGGTGCGACACCCGGCAGAAGATGAAGCCTATTTGGAAAATTTGTTCAAGCAGCGCAAGGTTTTTTCAGATAACAACCTCAGTCAGATACAGTAG
- a CDS encoding DUF2750 domain-containing protein — translation MSSAGAQANKFYEEVSSNKSLWFAENSEGTALEFDVSEDKVSFPLWSSKSRILRLKKLNPELLSEFTPREISWDSFKEVLVPILKNKDRVVGVNLSGKNMSGFDMPTETVIKQVEAFL, via the coding sequence ATGAGTAGCGCAGGAGCACAAGCAAATAAATTCTATGAAGAGGTATCATCGAATAAGTCTTTATGGTTTGCTGAAAACTCCGAAGGCACTGCACTTGAGTTCGATGTTAGCGAGGACAAAGTATCCTTTCCTCTTTGGTCGTCTAAATCTCGGATTCTGAGGCTTAAAAAGTTAAACCCTGAATTGTTGTCAGAATTTACGCCAAGAGAAATATCTTGGGATTCATTCAAAGAAGTGCTTGTCCCAATACTCAAGAATAAAGATAGAGTAGTTGGCGTAAATCTTAGTGGTAAAAATATGTCCGGTTTCGATATGCCAACAGAAACCGTTATTAAGCAAGTGGAGGCTTTTTTGTGA
- a CDS encoding MAE_28990/MAE_18760 family HEPN-like nuclease: MPHEVIIEIQEDNNWRDGELAKFKINPHKVDQQLWDRMCIPMIYAHWEGFFVSSLRVLMGHLNKLQLKPSDVDVKLIVIGLGKTYNSLSGKQSFDQKVDFTDKFIVIFENVIKFKKDIDTKSNLNSKVLKELCNMFGFNFEKFKDVISDIDRIVTFRNKIAHGENSILPETESIEKYISSVAEATDIFMQEIDQFLSNESYLQRAA, from the coding sequence ATGCCGCATGAGGTGATTATTGAAATCCAAGAAGATAATAATTGGAGAGATGGCGAGCTTGCAAAATTCAAGATTAATCCGCATAAGGTAGATCAGCAATTATGGGATAGGATGTGTATCCCTATGATATATGCGCATTGGGAAGGATTTTTTGTTAGCTCCCTAAGAGTGTTAATGGGTCATCTGAATAAGTTGCAACTAAAACCCAGTGATGTAGATGTAAAGTTAATAGTTATTGGGCTTGGTAAGACTTACAACTCGTTAAGTGGTAAGCAGTCTTTTGATCAGAAAGTTGATTTCACAGATAAATTTATAGTTATTTTTGAGAACGTTATTAAATTCAAGAAAGATATTGATACGAAATCAAACTTGAATAGCAAAGTCCTTAAAGAATTATGTAATATGTTTGGGTTTAACTTTGAAAAGTTCAAAGATGTAATAAGTGATATAGATAGAATTGTAACCTTTCGAAATAAAATTGCACATGGTGAAAACTCAATTCTCCCAGAGACGGAAAGTATTGAAAAATATATATCATCGGTAGCTGAAGCCACTGATATTTTTATGCAAGAAATTGATCAGTTTTTATCGAATGAGAGTTACCTTCAGAGGGCAGCCTAA
- a CDS encoding DUF262 domain-containing protein, with translation MPDLESVIATKRNSLKTDRLDMSFGELMNMYEDGDLFISPEYQRVFRWSLFQQTRFIESVLLGIPIPPIFVAEDDEGKWEVVDGLQRISTIFAFFGLLENLPEKNNTTLTQGELVNELEGLTIDQLPIKLKTTIKRSVCRVEIVKWDSTEDIRYELFNRLNTGASPLSDQEIRNCIFRSYPVDLNKVLRDVAEKPEFIELISPSDSKKEQMFLEELVLRYFAFKNLGNNFKTTVPQFLSEYMKSVSSNEIPFDLDGEKLEFSNLIDFLGANYGKEVFRPKGNFALHIFDSLSYALPKSFLQIDGNEEQIKEKIDQLLVDEQYNSIGTSTFSTGRIRKRMDRALEIFSDAA, from the coding sequence ATGCCTGACTTAGAATCAGTAATCGCTACAAAACGAAACTCGTTAAAAACTGACCGTCTAGATATGTCATTCGGTGAATTAATGAATATGTATGAAGATGGTGATTTATTCATTTCTCCTGAATATCAGCGTGTATTTAGATGGTCGCTCTTTCAGCAAACGAGGTTTATCGAGTCTGTTCTATTGGGAATTCCAATTCCACCAATATTCGTCGCTGAAGATGATGAAGGAAAGTGGGAGGTTGTTGATGGACTTCAGAGAATATCAACAATATTTGCTTTTTTTGGTTTGCTGGAAAATCTACCTGAAAAAAATAATACAACCCTAACACAGGGTGAGTTGGTAAATGAGTTAGAAGGCCTAACTATTGATCAACTGCCTATAAAGTTAAAAACTACTATAAAGCGTTCAGTATGTAGGGTTGAGATTGTTAAGTGGGATAGTACGGAAGATATACGTTATGAGTTATTCAATAGACTGAATACTGGAGCTAGCCCGCTATCCGACCAAGAGATTAGAAACTGCATTTTTAGAAGCTACCCTGTAGATCTGAATAAGGTCCTCAGAGATGTTGCCGAAAAACCTGAGTTTATCGAGTTAATTAGTCCAAGTGATTCAAAAAAAGAGCAAATGTTCTTAGAGGAGTTGGTGTTGAGATATTTTGCCTTTAAAAATCTTGGGAATAACTTTAAAACTACAGTTCCTCAGTTTCTCAGCGAATATATGAAATCAGTGTCTAGCAATGAAATTCCGTTTGATCTCGACGGAGAGAAGCTTGAATTTTCGAATTTGATAGATTTTTTAGGAGCCAATTACGGAAAAGAAGTTTTCAGACCTAAAGGAAATTTTGCATTACATATATTTGATTCTTTGTCCTATGCATTACCAAAATCATTCCTGCAAATCGACGGAAATGAAGAGCAGATAAAAGAGAAAATTGATCAGTTGTTAGTAGATGAGCAATATAACAGTATTGGGACAAGTACTTTTTCAACTGGAAGAATTAGAAAACGAATGGATAGGGCTTTGGAGATATTTTCAGATGCCGCATGA
- a CDS encoding EthD domain-containing protein yields the protein MIKLIMCLKRREDISREEFQSYWRDKHGPFFMENAHVMGSKKYVQSHTLSSPLNDGMRASRGMQDAYDGVAEVWFESEEQLMAAMGSSEMAELGPKLVADENNFIDHSKSSAFIVEEVEF from the coding sequence ATGATTAAATTGATAATGTGCTTAAAAAGACGAGAAGATATATCTCGAGAAGAATTTCAATCATATTGGCGCGATAAGCATGGGCCTTTTTTTATGGAGAACGCCCATGTAATGGGGAGTAAAAAGTATGTGCAATCTCATACGTTATCTAGCCCTCTCAATGACGGGATGAGAGCGTCTCGAGGAATGCAAGACGCATATGATGGCGTTGCCGAAGTATGGTTCGAATCAGAAGAACAACTGATGGCCGCTATGGGGTCTAGTGAGATGGCAGAGTTAGGTCCAAAACTAGTTGCTGATGAGAATAATTTTATAGATCATTCCAAGTCGTCAGCCTTCATTGTTGAAGAAGTTGAGTTTTAG
- a CDS encoding antibiotic biosynthesis monooxygenase family protein, which produces MEQLSVINTITVPEGMEVTAERVRDEYLSYFSKQEGFVSSVFYKSICRESDGSLKYINTIVWESYAHFERVVNKGFRSEHGENNDGMKVLGRGFPEPITVSPGQYVVVG; this is translated from the coding sequence ATGGAACAGCTAAGTGTTATTAATACCATAACAGTTCCAGAAGGTATGGAGGTTACCGCTGAGCGTGTACGCGATGAGTACTTGTCATATTTTAGTAAGCAGGAAGGGTTTGTTAGTTCCGTTTTCTATAAATCGATTTGCCGGGAATCAGATGGGTCTTTAAAGTATATAAATACGATTGTGTGGGAATCTTATGCTCACTTCGAGAGGGTCGTAAACAAGGGTTTTAGAAGTGAGCATGGTGAGAATAACGATGGAATGAAAGTGTTGGGGCGGGGGTTTCCAGAACCAATTACGGTCTCGCCAGGACAGTACGTAGTTGTAGGCTAA
- a CDS encoding DUF6155 family protein: MKITELKKALKEKTKDELINDIADLYKKNEFVKNYYVSKCGSDNSESVLEKYAKIIENEFFPEYGDGRGRLAVAKSAISEFNKISSNKDHMAALLVFYVEVGVKYTDCYGDINEQFYLSMESVYRRALSHIYKYNLEGKYQKRCKSIVDDTIDMGWGFHDALGEIYYEYADG; encoded by the coding sequence ATGAAGATTACTGAGCTAAAGAAAGCTCTGAAAGAAAAGACTAAAGACGAATTAATAAATGATATAGCTGATCTTTATAAGAAGAATGAGTTTGTAAAAAACTATTACGTATCTAAATGTGGTTCTGATAATAGTGAAAGTGTCTTGGAGAAGTACGCAAAGATAATAGAGAATGAGTTCTTTCCTGAATATGGGGATGGTCGTGGAAGACTCGCGGTTGCGAAAAGCGCGATTTCAGAATTTAATAAAATCTCTTCTAATAAAGATCATATGGCAGCACTCCTGGTGTTTTACGTCGAAGTTGGAGTTAAATATACAGACTGTTATGGTGATATCAACGAACAGTTTTATTTGAGTATGGAGAGCGTATATAGACGAGCTCTCAGTCATATTTACAAGTACAATCTGGAAGGAAAGTATCAAAAACGTTGTAAATCAATAGTAGACGATACCATTGACATGGGCTGGGGTTTTCATGATGCGTTGGGTGAAATATATTATGAGTATGCTGACGGTTAA
- a CDS encoding ATP-binding protein, translating to MTKTLELKFDPNTIEHLGVSLYSQLPSVLAELISNSWDADATSVEIDFRTSDSRKEIHVKDDGHGMTFDELNNNYLVIGRNRRSSGASTTPKGRKPIGKKGLGKLSVFGICNSVLVRSIRSGVANQFSLDLEAIKRSTTNSYQPAIIESDVSTKEPDGTEITLKGVRRKSPFKLDETGISISKKFTVLDKFKLTFSENGTNHTRILNEDKFRGMKKQFTWDFPNKKFGESYDHFGEIQGQIVTLETPVKDTEMRGIYLTSRGKIVNSASFFGVRDNDQFHNYVTGYLHVDFIDDLANDLISTDRHSLNWEHDETKDLQSYLHEVIKGVGREWKKRRQEKKREQIKAERSLDIEKWQETLPTYERDLSNRIIDPILANNGITSENASKIIGGVIDKFDNQVFKKYASDIADISSEEDVPKLLALMEDWKSIEAKQFRDLSCSRVEVIKKFEEHIDNDTKEVPTLHNFLKKFSWLLDPRILEFRDEVTYSSLLKEEFPDEELDEKNRRIDFLCSNALGEILYVIEIKRSKYKVDKKALEQAYEYGSFLRNKYGSTTGFSRVVCFVVGGEKSDDYKFKDKEDTYIKTGEVFVKTYRELLEQSKEYHKEFIEAYDEFNPNVT from the coding sequence GTGACCAAAACGTTAGAGTTAAAATTCGACCCAAACACCATTGAGCATCTAGGGGTGTCGCTGTATTCCCAATTACCAAGTGTCTTAGCAGAGCTCATTTCTAACTCTTGGGATGCGGATGCAACATCAGTAGAAATAGACTTTCGCACATCGGATTCTAGGAAAGAGATTCACGTAAAAGACGACGGTCATGGAATGACATTTGATGAGCTGAATAACAACTATTTAGTTATAGGCCGTAACCGGCGTAGTTCAGGAGCGTCAACAACACCGAAAGGGCGTAAACCAATCGGTAAGAAAGGTCTGGGAAAGCTCTCCGTATTTGGTATATGCAACTCCGTATTAGTTAGGTCGATACGATCAGGTGTCGCAAACCAATTTTCGCTTGATCTAGAGGCAATAAAGAGAAGCACTACTAACTCATATCAGCCAGCCATTATTGAGAGTGATGTTTCTACTAAAGAACCTGATGGGACAGAGATAACTTTGAAAGGCGTTCGAAGAAAGTCCCCTTTTAAGCTAGATGAAACCGGGATTAGTATTTCGAAAAAATTCACTGTTCTTGATAAATTCAAATTAACGTTTTCAGAAAATGGAACAAACCACACCAGAATACTAAATGAAGACAAGTTTCGTGGAATGAAGAAACAGTTCACATGGGATTTCCCAAACAAAAAATTTGGTGAAAGTTATGATCACTTTGGTGAAATACAGGGGCAGATAGTAACTTTAGAGACTCCAGTAAAAGATACAGAAATGCGAGGAATCTACCTTACATCCCGAGGAAAAATTGTTAATTCGGCAAGCTTCTTTGGTGTTCGTGACAACGACCAGTTTCACAATTACGTTACTGGGTATTTACATGTAGATTTCATTGATGATCTAGCAAACGACCTAATTTCGACTGATCGCCATTCTCTGAATTGGGAGCATGATGAAACAAAAGATCTTCAATCTTACCTCCATGAGGTAATAAAGGGCGTTGGTCGGGAATGGAAAAAAAGAAGGCAGGAGAAAAAAAGAGAACAGATTAAGGCCGAAAGATCACTTGACATAGAAAAATGGCAAGAAACTCTGCCAACCTATGAAAGAGACCTGAGCAATAGAATAATTGACCCTATATTGGCAAATAACGGTATTACTTCTGAAAACGCATCGAAAATTATTGGTGGTGTTATTGATAAATTTGACAATCAGGTTTTCAAAAAATATGCGTCAGATATAGCCGACATTTCAAGTGAAGAAGATGTTCCAAAGCTCCTAGCACTGATGGAGGACTGGAAATCTATTGAAGCTAAACAGTTTCGAGACCTGTCTTGCTCTAGGGTCGAAGTTATTAAAAAATTTGAGGAACACATCGACAACGACACTAAAGAAGTACCGACTCTTCATAACTTTCTCAAAAAATTCTCATGGCTTTTAGACCCAAGGATTCTAGAGTTTCGAGATGAAGTCACCTACTCGTCTCTATTGAAGGAGGAGTTTCCTGACGAAGAATTAGACGAAAAGAATCGACGGATTGACTTTCTTTGCAGTAATGCCCTCGGTGAGATTCTGTATGTTATCGAAATAAAAAGAAGCAAATACAAAGTCGATAAGAAAGCGTTAGAACAAGCCTATGAATACGGTAGTTTTTTGAGAAACAAGTACGGAAGCACAACTGGATTTTCAAGGGTCGTTTGCTTTGTGGTCGGCGGAGAAAAATCAGACGACTACAAATTTAAAGATAAAGAAGATACTTACATTAAAACTGGGGAAGTTTTTGTTAAAACGTATCGTGAGCTTCTAGAGCAATCGAAGGAGTATCACAAGGAGTTCATTGAAGCCTACGATGAGTTCAACCCCAATGTCACATAA
- a CDS encoding efflux RND transporter periplasmic adaptor subunit, with translation MTSNTKRIVFPLALLLIAAGLVSIIVASKKPPEKKPEKNEAPFVTVTKVELAPLTLTVKSQGLVKPKFDTRLLAQVSGEVTEVSPQFVRGGLVKKGGLLAQIDPFNYEVKLQQANASLAGAKAQFILERAQGRVAEAEWDKITNAEPSELGLRKPQQEQALAAVKAAEAGVRQATKDLQRTRIIAPFDALVTARSISPGTFVNMGANIGNVVNVETAEVRLPVPGNELAYLANSGIDSSVTLTAVVSGMPQQWQANIVRDEGVIDDSSRMVYLVAQITNPYQLGARASTASPSPARLPFGTYVIASIEGIQLEAAASVPRHLLSDNRLALIVDNKLAFAEVEIVRHEGKNSIISTGLESGDQLITSSLPYPIEGMLLKTELSSNYAEDSDDGAAVTTAEPVETNNTKKES, from the coding sequence ATGACCAGCAATACGAAACGGATTGTCTTCCCGCTAGCATTACTTTTAATAGCAGCAGGTTTGGTTAGTATTATCGTTGCGAGTAAAAAGCCACCGGAAAAAAAGCCCGAAAAAAACGAAGCCCCTTTTGTAACGGTTACAAAAGTTGAGCTCGCGCCATTAACCCTTACGGTTAAATCTCAAGGGTTGGTTAAGCCAAAATTTGATACCCGCTTACTCGCACAGGTAAGCGGAGAAGTTACCGAAGTGTCGCCACAATTCGTACGTGGAGGCCTGGTAAAAAAAGGCGGTCTGCTAGCGCAAATCGACCCCTTTAACTACGAGGTAAAACTACAGCAGGCCAATGCCAGCCTTGCCGGCGCCAAAGCACAATTTATTCTCGAGCGTGCGCAGGGTCGTGTGGCTGAAGCGGAGTGGGATAAAATCACCAACGCCGAACCTTCTGAGTTGGGTTTACGTAAACCGCAGCAGGAACAAGCGCTAGCAGCGGTAAAAGCCGCCGAAGCGGGCGTTCGCCAAGCCACAAAAGATTTACAGCGTACTCGCATTATTGCGCCCTTCGATGCTCTGGTAACCGCACGCAGTATAAGCCCCGGCACCTTTGTCAACATGGGTGCCAATATAGGCAACGTGGTTAATGTCGAAACCGCCGAAGTTCGGCTGCCGGTTCCCGGCAACGAATTGGCCTATTTGGCCAATAGCGGTATAGATTCTTCCGTAACGCTCACGGCTGTGGTTTCTGGAATGCCCCAGCAGTGGCAAGCCAATATCGTGCGCGACGAGGGCGTCATCGACGATAGCAGCCGCATGGTGTACCTGGTAGCCCAAATTACCAACCCCTACCAACTCGGCGCCCGCGCGAGCACCGCCTCGCCCTCTCCCGCACGATTGCCTTTTGGCACCTATGTAATCGCCAGTATTGAAGGCATTCAATTAGAAGCCGCCGCCTCGGTTCCCCGCCACCTGTTAAGTGACAACCGACTCGCACTGATAGTTGATAACAAACTTGCATTTGCAGAGGTTGAGATTGTGCGCCATGAAGGCAAAAACAGCATCATTAGCACTGGCCTAGAGAGCGGTGACCAGCTTATTACCTCTTCGCTACCCTACCCGATTGAAGGCATGCTGCTAAAAACCGAACTGAGTTCTAATTACGCTGAAGACTCCGACGATGGTGCCGCCGTTACAACAGCCGAACCCGTTGAAACTAACAACACCAAGAAGGAGAGCTAA